A single genomic interval of Ignavibacteriota bacterium harbors:
- a CDS encoding DUF1573 domain-containing protein, producing MKQFQLFTFVLLILLSSIVAAQPKIQLAEGPNFEFGDVISGSKLTKEITVKNIGTDTLHIKDVRAQCGCTATLLKEKSIPPSQESKLSVTFNAAGYKAGKVTKHVYVDSDDPTTPTLTVEFAPNVIQLLEVIPTMLSFNNAKIDSQLVRTVTIKNSSKDTINILSVENNFEQLKVSLSNMKLAPGDSSVVTGELLPTKAGSYQAVVNLLTDHPSLSKLEVKAFMWVNRK from the coding sequence ATGAAACAATTTCAACTATTTACATTTGTTCTCCTCATTTTACTTAGTTCAATCGTTGCGGCACAGCCCAAAATTCAGTTAGCAGAGGGTCCGAATTTTGAATTTGGCGATGTCATCAGCGGAAGTAAACTGACAAAAGAAATTACCGTTAAAAATATTGGAACAGACACACTTCACATTAAAGATGTTCGCGCACAGTGTGGTTGTACAGCAACATTGTTAAAAGAAAAATCTATCCCCCCCTCACAGGAAAGCAAACTTTCCGTCACCTTCAACGCCGCGGGATATAAAGCCGGAAAAGTAACCAAGCATGTTTATGTTGATTCGGATGACCCGACGACGCCAACCCTAACGGTTGAGTTTGCTCCGAATGTTATCCAGTTGCTCGAAGTAATTCCAACGATGCTCTCGTTCAATAACGCGAAAATTGACTCGCAACTCGTTCGGACTGTAACAATCAAGAATTCATCGAAAGATACAATTAACATTCTTTCGGTCGAAAATAATTTTGAACAACTCAAAGTCTCTCTCTCGAATATGAAACTTGCCCCCGGTGATTCCTCCGTTGTTACCGGTGAATTGTTACCGACAAAAGCAGGTTCCTATCAAGCGGTAGTTAATCTGCTCACCGACCATCCATCGCTTTCCAAACTTGAAGTTAAAGCATTTATGTGGGTGAACCGGAAGTAA